The genomic DNA GAAGACGTTGGCAACAGCAGACACTAAAGACTCGCCGAGGACGCTCACAAAAATGTACATACAATTCTTGTCGTTGTATGTGGAGAGCACAAAGAAGAGGTTGCCGGGAAGAAGAGAGTCCAATGCCGACCGCATCCGAACTAACCTCATCTCACTGGGTCAACTGGCCTTCAAAGAACTTGAGAAGGGCCACTTGATCTTCTATGAGAAAGATCTGGCAAGCCATGGCATAGCGGTCTCACAGGCTTCCATGTTCTCAGGACTTTACACACAGATCTTCAGTGAAGAGCTGACGCTGGGTGAGCAGATGTTCTGCTTTGTGCATCTGAGCATCCAGGAGTTCTTCGCCGCATTGTACGTCTTCCTGACGTTCAACAATGAAAACATCAACGTCCTGGTGAAGAAGCCGTCTGTTCCGAGACGTCTGTTTTCCAGAGACCCTTCAGAGCTCATCCTGTGCAAAGAAGCGGTGGAGAAGGCACTTCGATGTGAAAATGGTCACTTCGACATCTTCCTGCGCTTCCTTCTGGGCCTGTCTCTCGAGTCAAACCAAACTCTGCTGAAATATCTAATGACCAgcaacagaacaaacaaaaggaCAAGGACAGAGATCATTAAACACATCAAGGAGAGGATACAGTCATGTCCATCATCGGAGAGATGCCTCAATCTCTTTCACTGCCTGAATGAGCTGAACGACCGCTCCCTTGTGGAGGAGATCCAGAACTACCTGAGTTCAGACAGTCTCAGAGAAGCCAAACTCTCACCCGCGCAGTGGTCCACCCTGGTCTTTGTGTTGTTGACGTCAGAGGAAGAACTGAGTGTGTTTGACCTGAGCAAATACACTCGCTCTGACGAGGGACTTGTGAGGCTACTGCCTGTCGTTAAAACAGCCCAAGTGGCAAAGTAAGTGTTTATCTCAAAAGCAGATATTGCTCCTGAACGAATGAGTCAAgaaatttgatgaaaaatgcAACTGTTGGAGAATTAATATTTCACACCGGTGCCTTACAGTACAACAAgagggtcaccagtccatcacagggacacatatagagacaaactctcacacctacagtcaaattagagtgtccaattgatctAATCCCCACATTGAATGTGACTGTGGAGAGTTTCTGCAAACTGTTCTTCTctcataatgtttttttcttttgttctatTGCAGTCTGAAAGCATGTAAACTGACTGTGACCTGCTGTGAACCGCTTGCATCTTGCATCAGTTCGTCCCACATCCGAGAGCTGGACTTGAGCAACAACAACCTGACTGACTCAGGAATGAGGCTGCTGTCCAGTGGACTGAAGAACAGCAAATTGGAGACACTAAGGTCAGAATCCAAAACAATACCCCCCCCAACAGCCAATGAAGGTCGGATAACTATTGTttgcattttctgtgtgtgtgtttttttctctgttcaTGTAGACTGAGGAGCTGCAGGATGACAGAGCACAGCTCCAAAGCCGTGACTGAAATGCTCAGCTCTGCTTCCTGCCGGCTGAAGGTGCTGGACCTCGCCGACAATGACCTTCAGGATGACGGTGTTACGAGGATTTCCATCGGACTGGGGAGTCCTCTCTGCAAACTGGAAATACTCAAGTGAGTGCCCCGGAGTGAAATTCCATTCCAGatgaattatttaaaagcaATATACAGTACGGAgccaaacatgcaaactcactCGCCCCGCCGTCATGACCTTGCTGTGGAGATGAGatgtctttgtgtcctctctCCAAGTGTCGCCCTGTGCAGAGTGACAGAAATAGGCTGCACTTTCCTGGCGTCGGCCTTGAACTCATCTTGTCTGAGGGAGCTGGACATGAGCTACAACCACCCGGGTACCTTTGGCCTGCAGCTGCTGTCTGCTCTGAAAGATGACCCACACTGCAGCCTGCAGAATCTCAGGTACCCGCGCTGctcaaaaatgaatgaatgaataaataaacggAATTAATTATTTACCCGAATGATCTTTTCACAGATAAAATGTCATATGTGTTGGGTGATACTTTTATAGTACGGTACAGTGTGACAATATACACTACactacatgtcatttagcagacgcttttatccaaagcgacttacaatggaattgagtacaaggggtggaatcgaacttgcgaccaggatgtctttcgcacacagggtagggtcttaaccactgagccactccaccccactccACAATATGAAATAGGGACGCAATATTAAGTAGTAATAGTTTGGCCGTCACAGTGGAAAATGTGCATGGGACATAAGGGAGACTAAATATTAAGTTTATAATATGGAAAGTGTACATTGTCATTCACAAGCATTTGTGTCAGTGTGACGGTAGATTACGGTAATTATCATTTCAAAGCTTTCACCTGAATATTACATAAATACAGTGGTTTCAGTGTAATGTTACTTCCTTATTGCCGCACTATTACCATGTGGGAAACTGCACGAGACGGTACTACTATGACATTACGACAACATTACCCAACATTAACATAACCTCCACAACATTACCTAAAGTGAGATTAGCCACTATAAGTATAATTTTTCTGTAATATCAGCATTAAAACAGTTATGTTACATCGATACTGTACTTCTGTTACCAAGCTGCTCCTCTCATCTGCCTGATTTGATGAGAATGAAacattagaaagaaaaaaacgatGTATTTGCAGCATCAATCTGACTTTCATATATAAATTGACAagcaaaaaattataaaatgtgattatGTTTTAGTGTTGAAGAGTGTGGTGAATCCAGGATTGAGCCAGGCCCAAAGAAATGTGAGTAACCAGAGTTTTGTACTTGCGCTGCTTAACATACAGTATTCACAGAGCAATAATTAGTAATAACTGGGTTTCATCAGACACCAGGAAACTCACCCTGGACCCAGACACCGCACACAAAGACCTTTCTCTCTCCGAGGGAAACACCAAAGCAAAGCGTTGGATGGCACAGCCTTATCCCGATCACCCAGACAGGTTTGATTACTGGAGACAGGTGTTGTGTGACGAGGGACTGACAGGACGGTGCTACTGGGAGGCAGAATGGTGTGGCAGAGCTTTCATAGGAGTTGCCTACAGAAGGATGAACAGGAAGGGAGAGGGTCACGACAGCTGGTTAGGCCGAAACGACTCCTCCTGGGGCCTGAACTGCGCTCAGGGCAGTTACAGGACTTTGCACGGAGACACAAACACTGCGTTAACTGTCCCCATCAGCTCCAATAAAGTGGGGGTGCTTCTGGACTGGTCAGAGGGGACGCTGTCCTTCTACCAGGTCTCCAGTGGCTCACTCAGCCTCCTCCACACCTTTCACACGGCCTTTACAGAGCCCGTTTACCCAGGGTTTCAGCTTGGATGGGTGGACTCTACAATCCACCTGTGCTAAAGAATAACCCCCAGGACAGTGAACCACTGCACAATCCTACTGTTCCTGCTCTTTTGCTCATCATCAAAGTAACATGAGGGCACATTTACTCTTATTCTTTATCTGTGTGAAGACGGAAATGTGAAATACACTgtttaaaaaggaaagaaagacttACTTCTCAGTGTTTTGAGTCCAGAACTTGGTGGatgttacattattttgttatcaAAGAACTTTACAATTTATACCAGTAATGCAAAAAGGGTTTCTCACTCTTCTATAATAATATGGACGCAATTGGCGCagcaatataataaaaatgtgttttgataaAACATGTGTGAATGTAAATTAAGGTTTCCTTCAGTGAAGACGAAAGAGCAAAATGTGGCGTTTTACTTTTAACCTCATTTTTATTAGCAGTCCCAAGaggcaataaaaaacaaatcaacaaaaaaggAACAGAAATTAAGATTACAGTAAAGACAATGGGGTCTATCAACATCTGTGAACATAAAGACGGAAGAGagggcaccacacacacacaccagtcactgcttaaaaaaaaaaaaaaaaaattagagtgtGAGATAATGAAGAGGACTGAAGTtaatgtcgtgtgtgtgtgtgtgtgtgtgtggtggctgcTCCCTCTGTTCCTCAGGAGAAATTCACCAGGACCCACCcgacattcactcacacctctctctctcattctctctcactctcacacacacaaacacagacagacaaagatcACAAAGTCAGCCTTAGTCTCTCCAGTAAAAGCCATGATTTTATATTTCGGCTATTTGTGACAGAGAAACCAACCATCCACAAACCACAGCTGTCCAGGCCGTTCTTTAAAATCGTTATTTTCTATTAATTCTGTACagattatatattttatttacacaccGGACATCGCCAGTGCGGAGACAACTTGCAAACATTAGATCTGATGTCCATTTATCAGCCGTCCGCTTAGATCTGTCTGCTGGAAATCGCATTTTGTAGACAAccattgtttttcattcataTGAAGTATGCAGCACTACACACCGTAAACAAACAGGGTCATCCACAGAAATGGATTTCCAATCTCTCAGGTGTCGGAAGTCCTTTGTCCTTCTTTCATCCTCCTAactctttatttattctgtaacCGACCTTTCAGTGCTGCAGACTTTAAGCTTTCACATCAGAGGAATCACATCAGCAGTTTGAAATGCACAAGTGGCTCATCCATGATTCAGAGGCAGATGTTTGCATCGACAAAGACAGACGACTCAGCCAGAACCAATTTAAATCATCGTCCCAATTAGTGTAATAACTGGTTATCAGTGTATCTTAATATTCAGTATATTTGCAGCTGAGCTGATATTCAGATGCCTGAACCTGGAGCCACACCATCCATCGGGCAACTAATCCCCATcacatctggaaaaaaaaaaaaaataataataataaacaaagatCGGAGGAGTGTGGGGAAAGGATACCAAGGCCAGGATTAAATGGGGGCAAGAGACAGAAAGAACAGAATATATTTAATTCCATTTATATCTTGTAAGTCAAAGTCCTTCACTCTATTTGGATTCAATCATATAAAAAGTGTTTGCTTATGCACCTACAACAGCCTTTCAGTGCCGGTAACAGACGGCACACGGACAGCTGTTGCCATCACTCACTACGTCTGCTGCATACATGCAATTGTTCACTTGTGTATTTACACAtgattattctctctctctctctctctctctctctctctctctcgtcagtTATTTTGCTCCTGCTGTGTTGGAGCAGTCGATTTGAGGCAGAGTAAAGCTCTGTTACCATCAgatcctctttttctttctctctctcacacactcacacagacacacacagtatcaaTCACACCATGAGATCCACCAGCTGGTCTGTGGCAGACAGCAAAGAGAGCTTCAGTTTGTtaggttttaaataaacaaacaaacaaggtaAAGCGCTTTCTTTCGATtatggggggggtggggggtgtcaACCAAGTAGGGTTCAGTGAAGGTGAGGGTCATACAAGTGACTAAAGGTAATTCTGGGGGGGCCTAGCTGAGAAGCTGGCGAATCTCCTTGTGCATGTGACACAGGAAGTCCACATACGACGCCCCCCCACTGCCGCTCTTGTCCTCGACCAGGAAGTGTCTGAATATCAGCTCAGATCTGTCTTCTTGTTTCACCACCATCAGCTGCAAGCAAAAGCACAGAGAGCACCGTGAGAAAGACTATTTGTACGACCGGTTCCTTCAATCTGTCAAAATATACACCACAGAGGAAATTAGCTAATGATCACATCTGggaaacaaaataattaataaacagTCAATAGAGCTCCGGGAGCTGACAATGTCATGCAATCCTGTTATTCAACACCAAAGCAATGCCATTTTGAGAGAAAATTTATCAGAAATTTGAAGATGCCAGGATACTGCAGGACCCTGAATAATGTCCGCACTGGCCGTTTCCCTACTCGTGCAAAGGACTCGGGAACATTATAAGGTTCAGAGTCTGTGATATATATCTTATCTGCATGGATGTCAAGTTCACAATGAACGCTTGACAGCTTGAAACCAGCACTgggccatttttctttttacggAAGCTTTTTGTGCCACAGTGTCGTGTGAACAAACTAAGTCATGTGACATCTGGAGATGACGGATGATTTAAGACATTTGGTCAAAGAACACAATGGaatttctggaaaaaaaatcaatacaggTCCTCAGCTACAGGGATAAAAATAAGAAAGAGGAGCGAAAATTCATATCTAACTAACAGGTAAtaataaaagaggaaaagagaaaagttaCCTTCATGTATCGTGATCGCTGCGCTCTGAAGGAGTCGATGATTTCTCGAAGTCTCTGTGAAAAGGGGTTATCCAGCTCTGGTAGACTTGTCtgaaacacagagcagagaaattCCGTAAGGACAGATGGTTTCGACACTTAACACAGGCCTTAATCtgtattacaacaacaacacagatgttCTTCTAATATCGATGAGCTcgataagggaaaaaaaagagcacatttACCACTGTGCTACCAAAAATACACGTGAAGCCAGGTTTATAAACAATAACGCTGAATAATCTCCTTACACCAACTTAACATTAAAACTGAAGACCAAAGAAGAGAACTGggcaaacaaaactaaaataatgacattaCTGGAAAAGAATCGATCATAAAATATTCTTTGTATAGCTGCGTCACTACATTCCTACACttgatttaaatattttcttccaATATTTTCTTCCTCCTTGTATAGCCGACTATCTTCTTTAACATCtaatttgattttgatttgattttgcatGTCTACCTACTACTGGTCCAAGAATGAGCCAatacaaaacaatgacatgtaaataaataaaagttcattaaatatacataagaCAAGGTACTGACATGTGGCATTAGGAACACGTCTGATCACGGTGTGATTTTGAAAACTaacacataaaatattaaaacagagGTCAACAATCACATCTGGTAAGAATGTAAATCCATATCTTCTCACCATGCTCGGGTCGATCTGGCTGAAGCTCGGCGTGCCAAAGATgttgaccagcagctcctgctgaACGCTGGCTCCCACCCACAGGAAAAGGTGGAGCCCCGTCTCCAGGAGGTAAACCCCTCCTTTCGACAGCCTCTCCTCCGAGTTCCTCACCGCTACTGGCAATGACCCGCTTTCAAGCTTCATCTGGAAAGTTGTAGGGCAGTAAAAACGTTAGATGAAATATGTTCACCTCGAGGTTAGTGTCCGAACAGGTACACTACACGTATGAGACCTCACCAGTGGCAGCAGACGGGGGTAGAAAAAGACGTGGGAGTCGGCGACGTCCATGCAGCTGATCAACTGCCTCAGGTAAGCCCGGTCGTCGAGGGA from Solea solea chromosome 21, fSolSol10.1, whole genome shotgun sequence includes the following:
- the LOC131448319 gene encoding NLR family CARD domain-containing protein 3-like; protein product: MERTSDADKTDVISQVPRLQALVEHSHPTITAHNGSNVVAPVIYGSNAGNININVTSVCHECKASSKDARNHDSCASPQPENTTVPECQMKLKATLVRNFSHLVEADTTEAKRISLDKIYTELYITEGGSAEVNQEHEVRQIEATSRIHVLQEKSVHCNQLFAPLPGRSHQVRTVMTRGVAGIGKTVATKKFTLDWAKERANTDLDFVFPLSFRELNLMRKKNYNLVALLEDLFPDTKDTGIFTHGKNKMLFILDGLDESRLSLDFSRCEIMPDVTQPAGIAVLLVNLVRGRLLPSSLVWITSRPAASSQIPAEFIDLVTEVRGFNNQQKDEYFRKKIDDQSLANRVIMHVKSCRSLHIMCHIPVFCWMAARVLEKTLATADTKDSPRTLTKMYIQFLSLYVESTKKRLPGRRESNADRIRTNLISLGQLAFKELEKGHLIFYEKDLASHGIAVSQASMFSGLYTQIFSEELTLGEQMFCFVHLSIQEFFAALYVFLTFNNENINVLVKKPSVPRRLFSRDPSELILCKEAVEKALRCENGHFDIFLRFLLGLSLESNQTLLKYLMTSNRTNKRTRTEIIKHIKERIQSCPSSERCLNLFHCLNELNDRSLVEEIQNYLSSDSLREAKLSPAQWSTLVFVLLTSEEELSVFDLSKYTRSDEGLVRLLPVVKTAQVANLKACKLTVTCCEPLASCISSSHIRELDLSNNNLTDSGMRLLSSGLKNSKLETLRLRSCRMTEHSSKAVTEMLSSASCRLKVLDLADNDLQDDGVTRISIGLGSPLCKLEILNVALCRVTEIGCTFLASALNSSCLRELDMSYNHPGTFGLQLLSALKDDPHCSLQNLSVEECGESRIEPGPKKYTRKLTLDPDTAHKDLSLSEGNTKAKRWMAQPYPDHPDRFDYWRQVLCDEGLTGRCYWEAEWCGRAFIGVAYRRMNRKGEGHDSWLGRNDSSWGLNCAQGSYRTLHGDTNTALTVPISSNKVGVLLDWSEGTLSFYQVSSGSLSLLHTFHTAFTEPVYPGFQLGWVDSTIHLC